A portion of the Toxotes jaculatrix isolate fToxJac2 chromosome 16, fToxJac2.pri, whole genome shotgun sequence genome contains these proteins:
- the spp1 gene encoding osteopontin isoform X3, with protein MKVAVVFVLLFATVLCRPVRKVSDSSSESSEEVVRRPAPPAIKKQAAVVPQTRAAPVQNVVAAAAAGSDESKESSDEQVAAEAPAPEVKSDSSDTASDTASVNSKDSEDSDDDDDDETEETETEEEEDESSDSSESGESSTLAPITISPVVVTDEPVIETTVDPIVPTIVTDTETARGDNLGGYPSEYKSIVYVEDKSYHKVPAPYKSYEFVGTGKKMAYDMTDGNEVEKSPKVYKVQALQVHSDLLEEDTSTPEVESQGLDASSGTSQDQEPSPRQAALPEEEESASASDATTSESESSSATQEEEEEEDESNSTTSDSASTSQESEDEESQSSEEATATPGAADSDSDESDSTESDSDEQGPGPDTTTDMPVVITAK; from the exons ATGAAAGTGGCTGTGGTTTTCGTTCTGCTCTTCGCCACAGTTCTCTGCCGGCCG GTGAGAAAAGTTTCCGACAGCAGTTCAGAAAGCTCTGAAGAAGTG GTGAGACGACCAGCACCTCCAGCCATCAAGAAACAGGCGGCAGTGGTTCCTCAGACCCGTGCTGCACCTGTGCAG AACGTTGTAGCAGCCGCTGCGGCCGGCTCGGACGAGAGCAAAGAGAGTTCAGACGAG caggtggcagcagaaGCTCCAGCTCCAGAGGTCAAATCTGACAGCTCAGACACAGCCTCAGATACAGCCAGTGTCAACAGCAAGGACAGTGAAGAcagcgatgatgatgatgatgatgaaacagAGGAGACT gaaactgaggaggaggaggatgaatcCAGCGACAGCTCAGAGTCTGGCGAGTCCTCCACCCTGGCTCCCATAACCATCAGCCCTGTGGTCGTCACAGATGAGCCCGTGATTGAAACCACCGTAGATCCCATCGTGCCCACCATCGTCACTGATACAGAAACAGCCCGTGGCGACAACTTGGGAGGCTACCCCAGCGAATACAAATCCATCGTCTACGTGGAGGACAAATCGTACCACAAGGTTCCTGCTCCCTACAAGTCCTATGAGTTTGTCGGCACAGGAAAGAAGATGGCCTACGACATGACCGATGGCAATGAGGTGGAGAAGTCACCGAAAGTGTACAAGGTACAG GCTCTTCAGGTCCACTCTGACCTCCTGGAGGAGGACACCAGCACCCCCGAGGTGGAGAGCCAGGGCCTGGATGCCTCCTCCGGCACCTCTCAGGACCAAGAACCCAGCCCCCGCCAGGCCGCCctcccagaggaggaggagagcgcTAGCGCCAGCGACGCCACGACCAGTGAGAGCGAAAGCTCCAGTGccacacaggaagaggaggaggaggaagacgagagCAACAGCACCACAAGCGACAGCGCCAGCACCAGCCAGGAGTCTGAGGACGAGGAGAGTCAGAGCAGCGAGGAGGCCACGGCCACGCCTGGAGCCGCCGACAGTGACTCAGATGAGAGTGACAGCACTGAGAGTGATTCAGATGAGCAGGGCCCTGGACCTGACACCACCACTGACATGCCAGTGGTCATTACTGCCAAATAA
- the spp1 gene encoding osteopontin isoform X4 — MKVAVVFVLLFATVLCRPVRKVSDSSSESSEEVVRRPAPPAIKKQAAVVPQTRAAPVQNVVAAAAAGSDESKESSDEVAAEAPAPEVKSDSSDTASDTASVNSKDSEDSDDDDDDETEETETEEEEDESSDSSESGESSTLAPITISPVVVTDEPVIETTVDPIVPTIVTDTETARGDNLGGYPSEYKSIVYVEDKSYHKVPAPYKSYEFVGTGKKMAYDMTDGNEVEKSPKVYKVQALQVHSDLLEEDTSTPEVESQGLDASSGTSQDQEPSPRQAALPEEEESASASDATTSESESSSATQEEEEEEDESNSTTSDSASTSQESEDEESQSSEEATATPGAADSDSDESDSTESDSDEQGPGPDTTTDMPVVITAK, encoded by the exons ATGAAAGTGGCTGTGGTTTTCGTTCTGCTCTTCGCCACAGTTCTCTGCCGGCCG GTGAGAAAAGTTTCCGACAGCAGTTCAGAAAGCTCTGAAGAAGTG GTGAGACGACCAGCACCTCCAGCCATCAAGAAACAGGCGGCAGTGGTTCCTCAGACCCGTGCTGCACCTGTGCAG AACGTTGTAGCAGCCGCTGCGGCCGGCTCGGACGAGAGCAAAGAGAGTTCAGACGAG gtggcagcagaaGCTCCAGCTCCAGAGGTCAAATCTGACAGCTCAGACACAGCCTCAGATACAGCCAGTGTCAACAGCAAGGACAGTGAAGAcagcgatgatgatgatgatgatgaaacagAGGAGACT gaaactgaggaggaggaggatgaatcCAGCGACAGCTCAGAGTCTGGCGAGTCCTCCACCCTGGCTCCCATAACCATCAGCCCTGTGGTCGTCACAGATGAGCCCGTGATTGAAACCACCGTAGATCCCATCGTGCCCACCATCGTCACTGATACAGAAACAGCCCGTGGCGACAACTTGGGAGGCTACCCCAGCGAATACAAATCCATCGTCTACGTGGAGGACAAATCGTACCACAAGGTTCCTGCTCCCTACAAGTCCTATGAGTTTGTCGGCACAGGAAAGAAGATGGCCTACGACATGACCGATGGCAATGAGGTGGAGAAGTCACCGAAAGTGTACAAGGTACAG GCTCTTCAGGTCCACTCTGACCTCCTGGAGGAGGACACCAGCACCCCCGAGGTGGAGAGCCAGGGCCTGGATGCCTCCTCCGGCACCTCTCAGGACCAAGAACCCAGCCCCCGCCAGGCCGCCctcccagaggaggaggagagcgcTAGCGCCAGCGACGCCACGACCAGTGAGAGCGAAAGCTCCAGTGccacacaggaagaggaggaggaggaagacgagagCAACAGCACCACAAGCGACAGCGCCAGCACCAGCCAGGAGTCTGAGGACGAGGAGAGTCAGAGCAGCGAGGAGGCCACGGCCACGCCTGGAGCCGCCGACAGTGACTCAGATGAGAGTGACAGCACTGAGAGTGATTCAGATGAGCAGGGCCCTGGACCTGACACCACCACTGACATGCCAGTGGTCATTACTGCCAAATAA
- the spp1 gene encoding osteopontin isoform X1, protein MKVAVVFVLLFATVLCRPVRKVSDSSSESSEEVVRRPAPPAIKKQAAVVPQTRAAPVQNVVAAAAAGSDESKESSDEGQQVAAEAPAPEVKSDSSDTASDTASVNSKDSEDSDDDDDDETEETETEEEEDESSDSSESGESSTLAPITISPVVVTDEPVIETTVDPIVPTIVTDTETARGDNLGGYPSEYKSIVYVEDKSYHKVPAPYKSYEFVGTGKKMAYDMTDGNEVEKSPKVYKVQALQVHSDLLEEDTSTPEVESQGLDASSGTSQDQEPSPRQAALPEEEESASASDATTSESESSSATQEEEEEEDESNSTTSDSASTSQESEDEESQSSEEATATPGAADSDSDESDSTESDSDEQGPGPDTTTDMPVVITAK, encoded by the exons ATGAAAGTGGCTGTGGTTTTCGTTCTGCTCTTCGCCACAGTTCTCTGCCGGCCG GTGAGAAAAGTTTCCGACAGCAGTTCAGAAAGCTCTGAAGAAGTG GTGAGACGACCAGCACCTCCAGCCATCAAGAAACAGGCGGCAGTGGTTCCTCAGACCCGTGCTGCACCTGTGCAG AACGTTGTAGCAGCCGCTGCGGCCGGCTCGGACGAGAGCAAAGAGAGTTCAGACGAGG gccagcaggtggcagcagaaGCTCCAGCTCCAGAGGTCAAATCTGACAGCTCAGACACAGCCTCAGATACAGCCAGTGTCAACAGCAAGGACAGTGAAGAcagcgatgatgatgatgatgatgaaacagAGGAGACT gaaactgaggaggaggaggatgaatcCAGCGACAGCTCAGAGTCTGGCGAGTCCTCCACCCTGGCTCCCATAACCATCAGCCCTGTGGTCGTCACAGATGAGCCCGTGATTGAAACCACCGTAGATCCCATCGTGCCCACCATCGTCACTGATACAGAAACAGCCCGTGGCGACAACTTGGGAGGCTACCCCAGCGAATACAAATCCATCGTCTACGTGGAGGACAAATCGTACCACAAGGTTCCTGCTCCCTACAAGTCCTATGAGTTTGTCGGCACAGGAAAGAAGATGGCCTACGACATGACCGATGGCAATGAGGTGGAGAAGTCACCGAAAGTGTACAAGGTACAG GCTCTTCAGGTCCACTCTGACCTCCTGGAGGAGGACACCAGCACCCCCGAGGTGGAGAGCCAGGGCCTGGATGCCTCCTCCGGCACCTCTCAGGACCAAGAACCCAGCCCCCGCCAGGCCGCCctcccagaggaggaggagagcgcTAGCGCCAGCGACGCCACGACCAGTGAGAGCGAAAGCTCCAGTGccacacaggaagaggaggaggaggaagacgagagCAACAGCACCACAAGCGACAGCGCCAGCACCAGCCAGGAGTCTGAGGACGAGGAGAGTCAGAGCAGCGAGGAGGCCACGGCCACGCCTGGAGCCGCCGACAGTGACTCAGATGAGAGTGACAGCACTGAGAGTGATTCAGATGAGCAGGGCCCTGGACCTGACACCACCACTGACATGCCAGTGGTCATTACTGCCAAATAA
- the spp1 gene encoding osteopontin isoform X2 yields the protein MKVAVVFVLLFATVLCRPVRKVSDSSSESSEEVVRRPAPPAIKKQAAVVPQTRAAPVQNVVAAAAAGSDESKESSDEGQQVAAEAPAPEVKSDSSDTASDTASVNSKDSEDSDDDDDDETEETETEEEEDESSDSSESGESSTLAPITISPVVVTDEPVIETTVDPIVPTIVTDTETARGDNLGGYPSEYKSIVYVEDKSYHKVPAPYKSYEFVGTGKKMAYDMTDGNEVEKSPKVYKALQVHSDLLEEDTSTPEVESQGLDASSGTSQDQEPSPRQAALPEEEESASASDATTSESESSSATQEEEEEEDESNSTTSDSASTSQESEDEESQSSEEATATPGAADSDSDESDSTESDSDEQGPGPDTTTDMPVVITAK from the exons ATGAAAGTGGCTGTGGTTTTCGTTCTGCTCTTCGCCACAGTTCTCTGCCGGCCG GTGAGAAAAGTTTCCGACAGCAGTTCAGAAAGCTCTGAAGAAGTG GTGAGACGACCAGCACCTCCAGCCATCAAGAAACAGGCGGCAGTGGTTCCTCAGACCCGTGCTGCACCTGTGCAG AACGTTGTAGCAGCCGCTGCGGCCGGCTCGGACGAGAGCAAAGAGAGTTCAGACGAGG gccagcaggtggcagcagaaGCTCCAGCTCCAGAGGTCAAATCTGACAGCTCAGACACAGCCTCAGATACAGCCAGTGTCAACAGCAAGGACAGTGAAGAcagcgatgatgatgatgatgatgaaacagAGGAGACT gaaactgaggaggaggaggatgaatcCAGCGACAGCTCAGAGTCTGGCGAGTCCTCCACCCTGGCTCCCATAACCATCAGCCCTGTGGTCGTCACAGATGAGCCCGTGATTGAAACCACCGTAGATCCCATCGTGCCCACCATCGTCACTGATACAGAAACAGCCCGTGGCGACAACTTGGGAGGCTACCCCAGCGAATACAAATCCATCGTCTACGTGGAGGACAAATCGTACCACAAGGTTCCTGCTCCCTACAAGTCCTATGAGTTTGTCGGCACAGGAAAGAAGATGGCCTACGACATGACCGATGGCAATGAGGTGGAGAAGTCACCGAAAGTGTACAAG GCTCTTCAGGTCCACTCTGACCTCCTGGAGGAGGACACCAGCACCCCCGAGGTGGAGAGCCAGGGCCTGGATGCCTCCTCCGGCACCTCTCAGGACCAAGAACCCAGCCCCCGCCAGGCCGCCctcccagaggaggaggagagcgcTAGCGCCAGCGACGCCACGACCAGTGAGAGCGAAAGCTCCAGTGccacacaggaagaggaggaggaggaagacgagagCAACAGCACCACAAGCGACAGCGCCAGCACCAGCCAGGAGTCTGAGGACGAGGAGAGTCAGAGCAGCGAGGAGGCCACGGCCACGCCTGGAGCCGCCGACAGTGACTCAGATGAGAGTGACAGCACTGAGAGTGATTCAGATGAGCAGGGCCCTGGACCTGACACCACCACTGACATGCCAGTGGTCATTACTGCCAAATAA